One Candida dubliniensis CD36 chromosome 1, complete sequence genomic region harbors:
- a CDS encoding mitotic spindle component, putative (Similar to C. albicans STU1;~Similar to S. cerevisiae STU1), whose product MSATKFNSISPIELLEIISSYDVQDEMKLSHIQNLKTHIKKDTIDLRNVPIYLQIIIKGLEITRLNISSVSFNSLTYLIKRISVQDKSGNILKEECFLILPILINKLGSASSPAGTNSAKKSLEDYWLSSPIEVEDALTEIAFENPNNKITIETIDWMKQILKNISTKFNVPKFLPKILHSIEINPHNEEIIGSAKELLSVYLEKNPSAIEGFKKQIESHSLAQATKDKLLSNVDSKLRSSDPEPHIRRANTSRSNTPVSQVQNSLVDVGHDVELLELLNKVNYEMDSTIKAIDIRDPNSLFNTFEIFMPCFEGKETESNWKVREKNILQMRSILRGNSPTQFKSELVQCIHSIASGMCKGASSLRTTLSSNSCQLIKECAVILKKSLEPVAESLFPTLIKLCSSTKNIASNNANMSVAALYANLPYTSKMIQRITLASEDRNHQPRSYSLIWLHILLLKIGLDRSFIGHHDSNFIESANKVFMKLLKDANPNVRQTAKECYWCFTRVFPEDAERLLKRLEPNIVRALERSQRESGGSGIAPIRTLSSRPSRPSLKEAILERNKELRQRRPPSRNSGEQSTRIKSVPMPKPTKSSSRLEKSLLRPDVGHRSQPAVRSSSWTHPSTQNGPKPTFKQRERSKTEVHKKSPLEFSRPSSRLDAGATVSSSFNNNNDPMINFLSSSDSDLIKEGINLLKYAIIGKENLPSEINSLLKGISEKHVQIMKPLFTSNDYTFKKSASLLLPDDFLRVCALVFDEFDETVINLIIQCVDVSTFYESACNLLTLVADTPNIPGSHAFVMQISNQKLLITKSILQALSIALSKLAVTDVQFGEIFQELVKLIIVLKATDHYSLLCQLFRQLYTIDSSKFSLLVEDVEGKLKEEVEFIVGIESTMTLERPPSKLDYDLTVVKPTSNLGTFVPSQKPSADFTMLLPKRSEFLGNEETHNSKMVGKPEASDSTPPKSSQMDQISSKRSNSEHQSEVLVDNFANVSIADGGSKLSQAKNDDDNLKQLMERIDPLKPISNKIRKISIYEDSKSNSDKPKLERNWGGFQYAKFSRAIRVNAVAENMSLTSQEFEACCSKLVETPSQSALLKMTWFVDSLSVSSYEYQEFFLNKGKYKLEKSLWEFFSKIDKSDHSLVMNGLFLLKQLLKFDETTNVDKLFALLVDTCSQEELDSELYFIWNEMLSTLNHENLMKAFEEQALNYLEGEENNLTVSSLCLNYLAKVLVDDNCLDVAKVYRLDTIFGKLFYEREVMFRKSATICYSNLLKNTNVSPEVKDTLDKVKSRYPASTQRLIEFYMKR is encoded by the coding sequence ATGCTGGCAACAAAGTTTAATAGTATTTCTcctattgaattattggaaataaTATCTTCCTATGATGTTCAggatgaaatgaaattgtcACATATACAAAACTTGAAGACTCATATTAAGAAAGATACCATAGATTTAAGAAATGTGCCAATTTATTTacaaataattattaaaggATTAGAAATTACTCGTTTGAATATTTCTTCCGTCAGTTTTAATTCACTCACTTATCTTATTAAGAGAATAAGCGTTCAAGATAAATCAGGGAACattttaaaagaagaatgttttttaattttaccaattttaattaaCAAATTAGGAAGTGCATCATCACCGGCAGGCACTAACCTGGCCAAAAAATCGTTAGAGGACTATTGGTTATCAAGTCCGATTGAAGTCGAGGACGCATTGACAGAGATTGCTTTTGAAAACccaaacaataaaatcaCCATTGAAACAATCGATTGGATGAAgcaaattttaaaaaatataagCACAAAATTCAATGTACCGAAATTCTTACCAAAGATTTTgcattcaattgaaattaatccccataatgaagaaatcaTTGGTTCTGCTAAAGAGTTACTTTCTGTCTATCTCGAGAAAAATCCATCCGCTATAGAAGGATTCAAAAAGCAAATAGAATCACACCTGTTAGCACAAGCAACCAAAGACAAACTTTTAAGTAATGTTGATTCCAAACTTCGCAGTAGTGATCCAGAACCCCATATACGAAGAGCCAATACCTCAAGACTGAACACACCGGTATCTCAGGTACAGAACAGCTTAGTCGATGTTGGTCATGACGTTGAGTTACTTGAACTCTTAAATAAGGTCAATTATGAAATGGACAGTACCATCAAAGCGATCGATATTAGGGATCCAAATAGTTTATTCAAtacatttgaaatttttatgCCTTGTTTTGAAGGGAAAGAAACAGAATCAAATTGGAAGGTGagggaaaaaaatatcttgCAAATGAGATCGATTTTACGTGGAAATAGTCCTACACAGTTTAAATCAGAGTTGGTTCAGTGTATTCATAGTATAGCTAGTGGGATGTGCAAGGGAGCCAGTTCACTCCGTACTACATTAAGTTCCAACAGTTGCcaattaatcaaagaaTGTGCagtgattttgaaaaaatcattagaGCCAGTGGCTGAAAGTCTTTTCCCGACATTGATCAAGCTATGCTCATCAACCAAGAATATTGCCTCCAACAATGCAAATATGTCTGTCGCCGCATTATATGCTAACTTGCCATATACCTCAAAAATGATTCAACGTATCACCTTGGCATCAGAGGATAGAAACCATCAACCTAGATCATACTCTTTGATTTGGTTGcatattttattgttaaaaATAGGACTAGACCGCAGTTTTATTGGACATCATGATTCCAACTTTATTGAATCAGCAAACAAGGTGTTTATGAAACTTTTGAAAGATGCCAATCCTAATGTTAGACAAACTGCTAAAGAATGTTATTGGTGTTTCACTAGAGTTTTCCCTGAAGATGCAGAAAGATTATTAAAACGACTAGAACCAAATATTGTTAGGGCCCTTGAAAGATCTCAAAGAGAGAGTGGCGGGTCGGGAATTGCACCTATCAGAACCCTTAGCAGTCGTCCATCACGACCATCCTTGAAGGAGGCTATATTAGAAAGGAACAAGGAATTGCGTCAAAGAAGACCCCCTTCTCGTAACTCGGGTGAACAATCAACAAGAATAAAATCAGTGCCGATGCCAAAGCCAACGAAAAGCAGCTCACGCTTGGAAAAGTCGTTACTCAGGCCAGATGTTGGCCATAGGAGTCAGCCAGCAGTGAGGTCATCTAGTTGGACGCATCCTAGTACCCAAAATGGTCCCAAACCAACTTTTAAACAACGAGAACGTAGTAAAACTGAAGTGCATAAAAAGTCGCCTCTTGAATTCTCGAGGCCGTCGAGTCGTTTGGATGCCGGTGCTACTGTTTCTTCTTCgtttaataacaataacgATCCCATGATCAACTTTTTGTCGTCAAGCGATAGTGATTTGATAAAGGAGGgaataaatttgttgaaataCGCTATTATAGGGAAAGAAAATCTACCATCTGAAATCAACTCTTTGCTTAAAGGCATATCTGAAAAACATGTTCAAATTATGAAACCACTTTTCACGTCGAATGATTATACCTTTAAAAAATCAGCACTGTTGTTACTTCCAGATGATTTCTTAAGAGTTTGTGCGCTCGTTTTTGATGAGTTTGATGAGACAgttatcaatttgattattcaATGTGTCGATGTTCTGACTTTTTATGAATCAGCTTGCAACCTTTTGACGTTGGTGGCAGATACCCCAAACATACCTGGTAGTCATGCCTTTGTAATGCAGATatcaaaccaaaaattGCTTATCACAAAACTGATTTTACAAGCGTTGCTGATAGCTTTGAGTAAACTCGCAGTTACAGACGTGCAGTTTGGAGAAATATTTCAAGAGCTTGTTAAATTGATCATAGTATTGAAAGCAACTGATCATTATTCACTCCTTTGTCAATTGTTTCGTCAGTTGTATACTATTGATAGTAGCAAGTTCAGTTTGTTGGTGGAAGATGTGGAGGGCAAGCTCAAGGAAGAAGTGGAGTTTATAGTTGGTATTGAGAGCACAATGACACTTGAACGGCCTCCAAGCAAACTTGATTATGATTTGACTGTGGTTAAACCAACACTGAATTTAGGTACCTTTGTTCCATCCCAGAAACCTAGTGCTGATTTCACTATGTTATTGCCAAAGAGAAGTGAGTTTTTGGGAAATGAAGAAACGCATAATTCAAAGATGGTGGGAAAACCGGAAGCTCTGGATTCAACACCACCAAAGCTGTCGCAAATGGACCAGATTTCCCTGAAACGATCAAATTCAGAACATCAATCGGAGGTATTGGTAGACAATTTTGCCAATGTTTCAATAGCAGATGGTGGTTCCAAATTAAGTCAAGCAAAGAACGACGACGATAACTTGAAACAGCTTATGGAGAGAATTGATCCATTAAAACCAATTTCTAACAAAATCAGAAAGATTTCCATATATGAGGATTCTAAACTGAATTCAGATAAACCCAAATTAGAAAGAAACTGGGGTGGATTTCAGTATGCAAAATTTTCACGGGCAATTCGTGTTAATGCAGTAGCTGAGAATATGAGTTTGACTAGCCAAGAATTTGAAGCTTGTTGCTCCAAACTAGTGGAAACACCATCTCAGTCCgctttattgaaaatgactTGGTTTGTTGATTCATTGTCAGTTTCCAGCTATGAGTACCAAgaattttttcttaacaaaGGGAAATACAAGTTGGAGAAATCATTATGGGAGTTTTTCAGCAAAATCGATAAACTGGATCATTCTTTGGTTATGAATGGATTATTCTTGTTGAAACAGTTGTTAAAATTTGACGAAACTACtaatgttgataaattgtttgCACTTTTAGTTGATACTTGTTCtcaagaagaattggataGTGAATTATACTTTATATGGAACGAAATGTTATCGACCTTAAACCATGAAAATTTAATGAAGGCATTTGAAGAACAAGCTTTGAACTATTTAGAAGGTGAAGAGAACAATTTGACTGTTCTGAGTTTAtgtttaaattatttagCTAAAGTGTtagttgatgataattgtTTGGATGTTGCAAAAGTTTATCGTTTGGACACTATATTTGGGAAACTATTCTATGAACGTGAAGTAATGTTTCGGAAATCAGCAACAATCTGCTATAGtaatttgttgaagaatACTAATGTTTCTCCTGAAGTGAAAGATACTTTGGATAAAGTCAAATCAAGATACCCTGCTTCTACTCAGAGATTAATTGAGTTTTACATGAAAAGGTAA
- a CDS encoding chromatin remodelling complex ATPase chain ISW1, pseudogene, putative (spliced gene;~chromatin remodelling complex ATPase chain ISW1, fragemented and degenerate pseudogene, putative;~Similar to C. albicans ISW1;~Similar to S. cerevisiae ISW1), producing MSSTEATPSSDLNDVLNGRNELTFQDNASKYFTKTEKQQVDIEKTSNRFKYLLGLTGLFRHFIEAKANKDPLFRKIVDNLHDSELKANKKKLDSARRRKTEKEEDAELLNDEKSTSSILEFTESPGYVHGQLRPYQIQGLNWLISLHENNLSGILADEMGLGKTLQTISFLGYLRFIRGINGPHLVITPKSTLDNWQREFNRWIPDIKVLVLQGDKDERADLIKNKVMTCDFDVIISSYEIVIREKATLKKFDWQYIIIDEAHRIKNEESLLSQIIRMFHSKNRLLITGTPLQNNLRELWALLNFIVPDVFAENESFDEWFQKDSNNENGGEDQVVSQLHKVLKPFLLRRIKADVEKSLLPKKELNVYVKMSPMQKNLYQKILEKDIDAVNGANGKKESKTRLLNIVMQLRKCCNHPYLFEGVEPGPPYTTDEHLVFNSQKMLILDQLLKKFQQEGSRVLIFSQMSRMLDILEDYCYFREYQYCRIDGQTEHSDRINAIDEYNKPGSEKFIFLLTTRAGGLGINLTSADIVILFDSDWNPQADLQAMDRAHRIGQTKQVKVFRFITERAIEEKVLERAAQKLRLDQLVIQQGRNTGGLDGQQSSKAASKNELLDMIQFGAADMFQKTDGEGESIDIEQILKLSEEKTQELNKKYAKLDLNALQNFTNDESVYEWNGENFKKKEPTASTQLPQVWINPGKRERKENYSIDMYYKDVLNTGGRTASNAPKSGPKPPKQLNVYDHQFYPPKVLELYELEKNYYRKQVHYKVPLKPSTDEASQKENELEQKLEQEEIENSRPLTDEEKQLKEELMQKGYSKWNRRDFHHFISLSSKYGRNSIRLIASEFDDKTEEEVREYAKAFWQNYQEIDGYERYINQIEQGEEKIIKVKIQKEALRRKLSQYRYPLQELVLKFPPASTNKRVFSEEEDRFLLVQLYRFGIDSPDVYDRIREAIRQSPLFQFDFFFQSRNAGEISRRCNTLLGCILKEISPEQSSIPSTNGKRSKDSTPDVKTKKQKQT from the exons ATGAGTTCGACAGAGGCA ACACCATCATCAGATTTGAATGATGTTCTTAATGGCAGAAATGAACTCACATTTCAAGACAATGCAAGTAAATACTTTACCAAAACTGAAAAGCAACAAGTAGACATTGAGAAAACCAGTAATagatttaaatatttattggGATTAACTGGTTTGTTCCGTCATTTTATCGAGGCTAAAGCTAACAAGGATCCATTGTTTCGGAAAATTGTCGACAACCTTCATGATTCAGAATTGAAAgccaacaaaaagaaattagattcagcaagaagaagaaaaactgaaaaggaagaagatGCCGAATTGTTAAATGACGAAAAATCTACCAGTTCAATATTAGAATTCACTGAAAGTCCAGGATACGTGCATGGCCAATTAAGACCATATCAAATCCAAGGATTGAATTGGTTAATTTCTCTACATGAAAACAATTTGTCAGGCATATTAGCTGATGAAATGGGATTAGGTAAAACTTTacaaacaatttcatttttgggTTACTTGAGATTTATCAGAGGTATCAATGGACCTCATTTGGTAATCACCCCCAAGTCAACATTGGACAATTGGCAACGTGAATTTAATCGATGGATACCCGATATTAAAGTCTTGGTGTTGCAGGGTGATAAGGATGAAAGAGCTGACTTAATTAAGAATAAAGTCATGACGTGTGATTTTGATGTTATCATTTCCTCCTATGAAATTGTCATTAGAGAAAAGGCAACTcttaaaaaatttgattggCAGTACattataattgatgaagCTCACAGAAtcaaaaatgaagaatCATTATTGTCGCAAATCATTAGAATGTTCCATTCAAAGAACAGACTATTGATCACTGGGACTCCTttacaaaacaatttaCGTGAATTATGGGCATTACTTAATTTTATTGTACCAGACGTGTTTGCCGAAAATGAATCGTTTGATGAATGGTTCCAGAAAGATAGCAACAACGAAAATGGAGGCGAGGACCAAGTTGTTTCTCAATTACACAAGGTGTTGAAGCCGTTTTTATTGAGAAGAATCAAGGCTGACGTTGAAAAGTCCTTGTTACCGAAAAAGGAATTGAATGTTTACGTTAAAATGTCGCCCATGCAAAAGAATTTGtaccaaaaaattttggaaaaagaCATTGATGCAGTGAATGGAGCTAATGGTAAGAAGGAATCGAAAACGAGATTATTAAACATTGTCATGCAACTAAGAAAGTGCTGTAATCATCCTTATTTGTTTGAAGGTGTTGAACCAGGACCTCCATATACCACTGACGAACATTTGGTGTTTAATTCCCAAAAGATGTTGATTTTAGACCAATTGCTAAAAAAATTCCAACAAGAGGGTTCAAgagtattgattttttcgCAAATGAGTAGAATGTTGGATATTTTAGAggattattgttatttccGTGAGTACCAGTATTGTCGAATTGATGGACAAACTGAGCATTCTGACAGAATTAATGCAATTGACGAATATAACAAACCTGGAAGTGAaaaattcatatttttattaacaaCAAGAGCTGGTGGGTTAGGTATTAATTTGACATCAGCAGACATTgtgattttatttgattccGATTGGAACCCACAAGCGGATTTACAAGCAATGGATCGTGCACATAGAATTGGTCAAACTAAACAAGTTAAGGTTTTCAGATTTATTACTGAGCGTGccattgaagaaaaagttttGGAAAGAGCCGCTCAGAAATTGAGATTAGATCAATTGGTGATTCAACAAGGAAGAAACACTGGTGGGTTAGATGGACAGCAAAGCAGTAAGGCTGCATCGAAGAATGAGTTGTTAGATATGATTCAGTTTGGTGCTGCAGACATGTTTCAGAAAACAGATGGTGAGGGcgaatcaattgatattgaacaaATATTGAAGCTTTCAGAAGAGAAGACCCAAGAgttgaataaaaaatatgcaaaattggatttgaaTGCATTACAAAATTTTACTAATGATGAATCAGTGTATGAATGGAATGgagaaaatttcaaaaagaaagagcCAACTGCAAGTACACAACTCCCTCAAGTTTGGATCAATCCTGGTAAAAGAGAACGTAAGGAAAACTATTCCATTGATATGTATTATAAAGATGTGTTAAATACTGGTGGTAGGACTGCATCGAATGCTCCTAAGTCAGGACCCAAGCCACCTAAACAGTTGAATGTTTATGACCATCAGTTTTATCCCCCCAAAGTCCTTGAATTGTATGAATTGGAGAAAAATTACTATAGAAAACAAGTTCATTATAAAGTTCCTTTGAAACCAAGTACCGATGAAGCATCTCAAAAGGAGAATGAATTGGAACAAAAATtggaacaagaagaaattgaaaactcgCGTCCATTAACTGATGAGGAGAAGCAactaaaagaagaattgatgCAAAAGGGGTACAGCAAATGGAATAGAAGAGATTTCCACCATTTTATACTGCTTTCCAGTAAGTATGGTCGTAACTCCATTCGTTTAATTGCACTGgaatttgatgataaaaCTGAAGAGGAAGTTCGAGAATATGCCAAAGCATTTTGGCAGAATTACCAGGAGATTGATGGTTACGAAAGATATATAAACCAAATTGAACAAGGAGAggaaaaaataatcaaagtCAAGATCCAAAAGGAAGCGTTACGAAGGAAATTGTCACAATATAGGTATCCTTTACAAGAATTGGTGTTGAAGTTCCCACCAGCATCAACCAATAAACGTGTATTcagtgaagaagaagatcgGTTTTTGTTGGTACAGTTATACAGGTTTGGCATTGACCTGCCCGATGTGTATGACCGCATTCGAGAAGCAATACGACAATCACCATTATTTCagtttgatttctttttccaaaGCAGAAATGCTGGTGAGATATCTAGAAGATGTAATACATTGTTAGGATGTATACTAAAAGAGATTAGTCCTGAACAGTCCTCCATACCTTCCACTAATGGTAAGCGTTCCAAAGACAGTACTCCTGATgtcaaaaccaaaaagcaaaagcaaacataa
- a CDS encoding glutathione peroxidase, putative (Similar to S. pombe GPX1;~Similar to C. albicans GPX2), translating to MGNESLSNARIYTFKIPDAYNNVIDFNQFQNKVILIVNVASLCGFTPQYKELQSLYEKYHEPGLEILGFPCNQFGNQEPLQEKEIVKYCSRNFGVSFPIMKKTKVNIDSDGDESELYKYLKSEKPGQVGFKGVRWNFEKFIINKKGEVVARFSSLITPLQLEGFIEQLLSE from the coding sequence ATGGGCAatgaatcattatcaaacGCAAGAATATATACATTCAAAATACCTGATGCATATAATAATGTCATAGATTTTAACCAATTTCAGAATAAAGTAATACTAATAGTCAATGTGGCAAGTTTGTGTGGGTTCACACCTCAATACAAAGAATTGCAACTGCtttatgaaaaatatcATGAACCTGGTTTAGAAATATTAGGATTTCCTTGTAATCAATTTGGGAACCAAGAACCActtcaagaaaaagaaatagtcAAATATTGTAGTCGGAATTTTGGTGTCAGTTTCCCTATTATGAAGAAAACCAAAGTTAATATAGATAGTGATGGCGATGAATCGGAATTGTACAAGTACTTGAAGTCTGAAAAGCCTGGACAGGTGGGGTTTAAAGGCGTCCGGTGGAATTTTGAAAAGTttataataaacaaaaaaggtGAAGTTGTTGCTAGGTTTAGCTCTCTAATAACACCATTACAACTCGAAGGGTTTATTGAACAACTTTTATCAGAATAG